Part of the Bicyclus anynana chromosome 3, ilBicAnyn1.1, whole genome shotgun sequence genome is shown below.
GctatcatttaaaaattaaataggattaaaaacacttatatttataatttatgttattatatttgtacataatcatgtttattaatttaaaagcagAAATATAAGATATTTTCTtacatttgtataattattaaacagACTAATTACATCAGGAatcacatttaaaaaatctaattttgattcaaaaacatttcttaatttaaataaatattccagCTAACATTTCTTAAATTCTTTTAATACAATTGAAATCAAATCTTCACAGcttaatgatttaatttaagttGTAACCTCTTCTGTACTAGATTCAAACTCTAGCTTTACATCATTACCAAGTCCTTCAACATCCATCTCATTTTCAGAAGCATTTAGCATGTTAAGTGTTacctgaaaaagaaaatattatcttaattatttttatttatatttaattacccataataaactgtttaaaattactagcatttaaacataatttatagaataaagatgctttaaattaaattctctcATAATTGAATTTCTCAACACTGAGAGGCTATTTGTTTTCCTGCCCACAGGACTGACTTCTAACATTTTATAGCAACACAATATAGTACAGAGTACTGGTGCTAACTGCCAATCAGTTTTAAGTATATGAATTTAAGACTAACCTGCCCAGAGCTACTGCTGCTAATGGGTGTCATGCGTTCCTCATGGACCTTCTTTTTAACTGGTGTTTTTGACTGAGAGCTGCAATAAAAATATGcataacatttttattcatcatcacaATAAGAGCCTATCCACAGGGTAAGGTCTCTCTCATTACACTTATTATCAAACTGCTCCAATAAAGTTTGGCAAGCTacttagagtgataatgtttgtCTATCAAATTATACTATATAGCAAGTAGTTTATTCTTCAATAATAAAATCAgttaagttttaataatatatatataaaatataaagagccgtgatatcctagtgtatataacctctgcctccaattccggagggtctgggtttgaatctggtctgcgtcatgcacctccaacttttaagttatgtgcattttaaattaaatatcctcaaatggtaaaggaaaaacatcgtgaggaaacctgcagactagagaatattcttaatcctcttgtgtgtgtgaagtctgccaatccacattgggccagcgttgtgaaCTATTTggcaaacccctctcattctgagaggagactcgagctcagctgtgtgctgaatatgggttggggatggtgatgatgatgattatataatttatacctaGATTGCTGTTCAGCCATTGGGTGAAGCATCATGGTCATTTCTGCCAATTTATTGAATGCAGCACCAGCCTCAGTAAAAATCTCACCAACCTGAAagtcaactattattttttcattaactgTAAAATAGATAGTGCCAGaggtaaatttatatttacataactGCCTCTTTGACATACTGGCAAATAGCT
Proteins encoded:
- the LOC128199862 gene encoding chromatin complexes subunit BAP18-like — protein: MNNSAAKVGEIFTEAGAAFNKLAEMTMMLHPMAEQQSSSQSKTPVKKKVHEERMTPISSSSSGQVTLNMLNASENEMDVEGLGNDVKLEFESSTEEVTT